A region of Oryzias latipes chromosome 18, ASM223467v1 DNA encodes the following proteins:
- the LOC101161702 gene encoding uncharacterized protein LOC101161702 isoform X12 yields the protein MSLLGSVLLFVLVGSSVSVTAVGLTVSPSRSQFFRGESVTLKCEDHSSAGWTLRRNTSRGTRTLCESEWGSADGLSCRISHMLEEDSGLYWCESRGGGASSISVNISVSGGSVILHSPVLPVMEGHDLTLSCQSQTPPFNLSAAFYKDGSLIRTEPTGHMTLQHVSRSDEGLYKCLISAHGESPSSWISVSENPRTTSAPSTILH from the exons ATGTCGCTGCTCGGTTCGGTTCTGCTCTTCGTTCTGGTCGGTTCGTCTGTTTCTGTGACTGCAG TTGGTCTGACTGTGAGTCCCAGCAGATCTCAGTTCTTCAGAGGAGAATCAGTGACTCTGAAGTGTGAGGACCACAGCTCTGCAGGATGGACTCTGAGGAGGAACACCAGCAGAGGAACCAGGACTCTGTGTGAATCTGAGTGGGGATCAGCAGATGGTTTGTCCTGCAGGATCAGCCACATGTTGGAAGAGGACAGTGGCCTGTACTGGTGTGAGTCcagagggggaggagcctcCAGCATCAGCGTGAACATCAGTGTCTCTG GTGGATCAGTGATCCTGCACAGTCCTGTCCTCCCTGTGATGGAGGGTCATGACCTCACTCtgagctgtcaatcacagaCCCCTCCCTTCAACCTCTCAGCTGCTTTCTATAAAGATGGCTCCCTCATCAGGACTGAGCCtacaggtcacatgaccctcCAGCATGTTTCCAGGTCTGATGAAGGTCTCTACAAGTGTCTCATCAGCGCTCATGGAGAGTCTCCATCCAGCTGGATCTCTGTCTCAG AGAATCCCAGAACCACCTCTGCTCCGTCAACCATCCTCCACTGA